A region from the Drosophila bipectinata strain 14024-0381.07 chromosome 3R, DbipHiC1v2, whole genome shotgun sequence genome encodes:
- the COX7A gene encoding cytochrome c oxidase subunit 7A, mitochondrial: MMNLSRAVVRSFTTTAGRRSAAVPKDQIEKGYFEIRKVQEHFQKKDGKPVFLKGSAVDQVLYRITVALALVGIGGMGKLFYELSVPKKE, from the exons ATGATGAACTTGTCGAGA GCTGTTGTCCGTAGCTTCACCACCACCGCTGGCCGTCGCTCTGCCGCCGTGCCCAAGGACCAAATCGAGAAGGGCTACTTCGAGATCCGCAAGGTGCAGGAGCATTTCCAGAAGAAGGACGGCAAGCCTGTTTTCCTGAAGGGATCCGCCGTCGATCAGGTTCTGTACCGCATCACAGTGGCCCTCGCCCTGGTCGGCATCGGCGGCATGGGCAAGCTCTTCTACGAACTGAGCGTACCCAAGAAGGAATAA
- the COX7AL gene encoding cytochrome c oxidase subunit 7A1, mitochondrial, giving the protein MQRNLLSIRPLFLRGVGELGALNAPNRLFRPSVALMHAAASKRRPGKIPPKMEKLRKRFQEDNELPVFLKGGGMDKLLYRLTWVLCFIGLAGDLVLWFGYILA; this is encoded by the exons ATGCAAAGAAATTTGCTTTCCATAAGG CCTCTCTTCCTTCGGGGGGTAGGCGAGTTGGGGGCCTTGAATGCGCCCAACCGCCTTTTTCGGCCCTCGGTAGCTCTGATGCATGCTGCTGCTTCCAAACGACGTCCGGGTAAAATCCCTCCCAAGATGGAGAAACTGCGGAAAAGGTTTCAGGAGGACAACGAGTTACCCGTCTTCCTCAAGGGCGGAGGCATGGATAAGCTTTTATACCGCCTGACTTGGGTGCTGTGTTTCATTGGCCTGGCCGGTGATCTTGTTTTATGGTTTGGCTACATTTTGGCTTAA
- the Arl2 gene encoding ADP-ribosylation factor-like protein 2 produces MGFLTVLKKMRQKEKEMRILLLGLDNAGKTTILKRFNGEPIDTISPTLGFNIKTLEHNGYTLNMWDVGGQKSLRSYWRNYFECTDGLVWVVDSADRMRLESCGQELQILLQEERLAGATLLVLCNKQDLPGALSSNEIKDILHLEDITTHHWLVAGVSAVTGEKLLSSMDWLIDDIAKRIFTLD; encoded by the exons ATGGGCTTTCTAACAGTATTAAAAAAGATGCGGCAAAAGGAAAAGGAGATGCGCATACTGTTGCT AGGACTGGATAATGCCGGTAAAACCACTATACTAAAGCGCTTTAATGGCGAACCCATCGACACAATCTCACCCACCCTGGGGTTCAACATAAAAACTCTAGAGCACAATGGATACACCCTAAACATGTGGGATGTGGGCGGTCAAAAATCTCTGCGATCATACTGGCGTAATTATTTTGAGTGCACAGATGGATTAGTTTGGGTGGTGGACAGTGCGGATAGGATGCGTCTGGAGTCTTGTGGTCAAGAACTGCAGATACTCCTCCAAGAAGAGCGCCTGGCTGGAGCCACACTCCTAGTACTATGCAATAAACAGGATCTTCCCGGGGCCCTCTCCTCTAACGAAATTAAAGAC atacTGCATCTGGAGGATATCACCACGCACCATTGGCTAGTGGCAGGAGTAAGCGCAGTAACCGGGGAAAAACTTCTTAGTTCCATGGACTGGTTGATTGATGACATAGCCAAGCGAATATTTACACTTGATTAA
- the PNKP gene encoding uncharacterized protein F21D5.5, which yields MSMAKYLNRSVGKADLNKASRTCSLRPTESEHQTIRLSAGENFVGRSRETGIRDSRCSKRQILLDVDTSKCLVNMKVLGLNPSGVNGLMVMQHTECKLEHGDLVEIIYGRHGFQVAFDPPPMEAKEELPVSPPISIAASTSERWDSAGNGKLVIFSSAGVVASEKIAGYDMDGTIIKTKSGNVFPKNIDDWQIIFPEVPVKLKSLHKDGFKICFFTNQGGIARGKIKLDDFKGKIKQIVAKLDVPIQVFIAIGDGYYRKPRPGMWEHLKNEMNDGVKVQEDRSFFVGDAAGRPETGKGATKQRKDHSLADRLFAANVGISFYTPEVHFLGRRVEEWNKPEFDPTSIHDLLTLFDPDNITFDGHPNEMVIMVGLPGSGKSHFCESFFQSRGYKIVSADTLGGTQACVNACERFLDAGNSCVVDNTNVDSASRKKFLVIAAKFNIPCRCLIMNVPIAQAKHNIAFRELSDSVHSKINDMVFNMLKKKYQEPALDEGFSTIHKVNFKPVFANESDEKLYKMYLMEK from the coding sequence ATGTCTATGGCGAAATATCTTAACCGGTCTGTTGGAAAGGCAGATCTAAATAAGGCATCACGGACATGCTCGCTTAGACCTACGGAATCTGAACATCAAACAATTCGTCTGTCCGCTGGCGAGAATTTTGTAGGACGAAGCAGAGAGACCGGAATCCGCGACTCCCGATGCTCTAAGCGACAGATCCTCCTAGATGTCGACACTAGTAAGTGTCTTGTCAACATGAAAGTTCTAGGCTTAAATCCCAGTGGCGTCAATGGATTGATGGTGATGCAACACACTGAATGCAAATTGGAGCACGGAGATTTGGTGGAAATCATTTACGGCCGACATGGTTTCCAGGTGGCTTTTGATCCGCCTCCAATGGAGGCAAAAGAGGAACTCCCAGTTTCACCGCCTATCTCGATCGCCGCAAGCACCTCCGAAAGATGGGACTCAGCTGGAAATGGCAAGTTGGTTATCTTTAGCAGCGCTGGCGTGGTAGCATCCGAGAAGATAGCCGGCTATGACATGGATGGGACCATCATCAAAACCAAGTCAGGAAACGTTTTTCCCAAAAACATTGATGACTGGCAGATCATCTTCCCCGAAGTGCCAGTTAAACTCAAGAGCCTACACAAAGATggatttaaaatatgtttcttCACCAACCAAGGAGGCATTGCTCGCGGTAAAATCAAGCTGGATGACTTTAAGGGCAAGATCAAACAGATTGTTGCTAAGCTAGATGTCCCTATCCAAGTATTTATTGCCATTGGTGATGGATACTATCGTAAGCCGCGGCCTGGTATGTGGGAGCATCTAAAAAACGAGATGAATGATGGAGTCAAAGTTCAGGAGGATCGGAGTTTTTTTGTGGGTGATGCAGCTGGAAGACCTGAGACTGGCAAGGGAGCCACCAAGCAACGAAAGGATCATTCGCTAGCTGACAGACTATTTGCTGCAAACGTTGGCATTTCCTTTTATACGCCGGAAGTTCACTTCCTAGGAAGACGTGTGGAAGAATGGAATAAACCCGAATTTGATCCCACTAGTATTCACGACCTATTAACACTTTTTGACCCTGATAATATAACCTTTGACGGTCATCCTAATGAAATGGTCATCATGGTGGGATTACCAGGCTCAGGAAAGAGTCACTTTTGCGAAAGCTTCTTTCAGAGCAGGGGTTACAAAATTGTCAGTGCCGATACTTTAGGTGGCACTCAAGCTTGCGTAAATGCCTGTGAACGCTTCTTAGATGCTGGAAATTCCTGTGTGGTGGATAATACAAATGTCGATAGTGCTTCTCGTAAAAAGTTCCTGGTTATAGCAGCAAAGTTCAATATTCCCTGTCGCTGTTTGATAATGAATGTGCCAATTGCGCAAGCAAAGCACAACATTGCGTTCCGTGAACTCTCGGATTCAGTACACTCAAAGATTAACGACATGGTGtttaatatgcttaaaaaaaagtaccagGAGCCGGCGCTGGATGAAGGTTTCTCAACCATTCACAAAGTGAACTTCAAGCCGGTATTTGCCAACGAATCCGACGAGAAACTATACAAAATGTACTTgatggaaaaataa